A region of Deinococcus rubellus DNA encodes the following proteins:
- a CDS encoding acetate/propionate family kinase: MTRTAILVLNAGSSSLKYQLLCGIERLLSGLVERIGEPGGDPDHASALSRVLAGLPPAVTVQAIGHRVVHGGEAFRAATLITPEVLQAVAALADLAPLHNPPAVQGIRAALAALPGVPNVAVFDTAFHATLPPHAYLYALPYDLYTGGGIRRYGFHGTSHAYVSRRAAELLGGAGEQADKLVTLHLGNGASAAAVLRGVSVDTSMGLTPLEGLVMGTRSGDLDPGAVLRLGELYGLEETSRLLNKESGLKGLSGVSNDLRDVRAAGTERARLTLSVMTYRLVKQIGAYAAAMNGLDALVFTGGIGENDAQLRADVLGGLTFLGFELDAAANAVRGGERLITTPGSKPALVIPTDEEGEIARQVRAVLDL, encoded by the coding sequence ATGACCCGCACCGCCATCCTCGTGCTCAACGCCGGTTCCAGCAGCCTCAAATACCAGCTCCTGTGCGGCATCGAGCGCCTGCTCAGCGGCCTGGTCGAGCGTATCGGCGAACCTGGGGGCGACCCCGACCACGCCAGTGCTTTGAGTCGTGTTCTGGCCGGCCTGCCCCCGGCTGTGACGGTGCAGGCCATCGGCCACCGCGTCGTTCACGGCGGCGAGGCCTTCCGGGCCGCCACCCTGATCACGCCGGAGGTGCTGCAAGCCGTCGCCGCGCTGGCCGACCTCGCGCCGCTGCACAACCCGCCCGCCGTGCAGGGCATCCGGGCCGCCCTGGCCGCCCTGCCGGGCGTGCCGAACGTGGCCGTCTTCGACACCGCCTTCCACGCGACCCTGCCGCCCCATGCCTACCTCTACGCCCTGCCCTACGACCTCTACACCGGGGGCGGGATTCGCCGCTACGGCTTTCACGGCACCTCGCACGCCTACGTCTCGCGCCGGGCGGCGGAACTGCTGGGCGGGGCAGGAGAGCAGGCCGACAAGCTCGTCACCCTGCACCTCGGCAACGGGGCCAGTGCCGCCGCTGTGCTGCGCGGCGTGAGCGTGGACACCAGCATGGGCCTGACCCCCCTGGAGGGCCTGGTCATGGGGACCCGCAGCGGCGACCTCGATCCCGGCGCGGTGCTGCGCCTCGGCGAACTCTACGGTCTGGAGGAAACGTCGCGGCTGCTCAACAAGGAGAGCGGACTCAAGGGGTTGTCGGGCGTCTCAAACGACCTGCGTGACGTGCGTGCTGCGGGTACCGAACGCGCCCGGCTGACTCTCTCGGTCATGACCTACCGCCTGGTCAAGCAGATCGGGGCTTACGCCGCCGCCATGAACGGCCTCGACGCCCTGGTCTTTACCGGCGGCATCGGCGAAAACGATGCTCAATTGCGCGCCGACGTGCTCGGCGGCCTGACCTTTCTCGGCTTTGAACTTGATGCCGCCGCCAACGCCGTGCGCGGCGGAGAGCGGCTCATCACCACGCCGGGCAGCAAGCCTGCCCTGGTCATTCCCACCGATGAGGAAGGCGAGATCGCCCGCCAGGTGCGTGCCGTGCTGGATCTCTGA
- the uvrC gene encoding excinuclease ABC subunit UvrC → MHVDDLPVLPTTPGVYIFRGKGGTPIYIGKANNIRSRVGQHFKAGGKSGRFTREALELEWISARNEVEALVLEANLIKQHRPHYNVLLKDDKHYPFLKLTHEAFPMLVVTRRVIKDGASYYGPYPDASAVRRVKHLIDTMFPLRKNSGLPMQKKPRPCLNYHMNRCLGPCVDRADPGEYGRVVDDVKALLEGRAAGVVAQLKFDMKASAQGQDFEQAGRLRDRLQAVEKLFGTEQAAMQTGSDDLDFLGYAQAGEFAMVQLFRMRSGRVVGRDKRFLTGADEAGGGEILGAFVQDYYAQATHVPPLILLPAEYADAPLWTNLLSERAGHRIEMRLPKRGDKTELTEMAQRNAETGLESELALLERRGDHPGLDALREVLALPERPWRIEGYDNSNLFGTNIVSGMVVFEGGRSRRGEHRRFKVKGLDHPDDYTSMRQTVTRRFSGSLADKLPLPDLIVIDGGRGQVNAALDALKEVGVNVPVVGLAKREERIILPGRYGAQFWLTGGSEIGVDRELLLPHTHPALRMLIGVRDEVHNYAITYHRKLRGQDMLRSVFDDLPGIGEKRQYALLEHFSSLEDLGAASVDEIARVPGMNARAAQSVKEFLTTRLAARVVNGQPG, encoded by the coding sequence ATGCACGTTGACGATCTGCCAGTGCTGCCGACCACCCCCGGCGTCTACATTTTTCGCGGCAAGGGCGGCACGCCGATCTATATCGGTAAGGCCAACAACATTCGCAGCCGGGTGGGGCAGCACTTCAAGGCGGGCGGCAAGAGCGGGCGGTTTACCCGCGAGGCGCTGGAACTCGAATGGATCTCGGCACGCAACGAAGTGGAAGCGCTGGTGCTGGAAGCCAACCTGATCAAGCAGCACCGCCCGCACTACAACGTTTTGCTGAAAGACGACAAGCATTACCCCTTTTTGAAGCTGACGCATGAGGCCTTTCCGATGCTGGTCGTCACCCGGCGGGTCATCAAGGACGGGGCCAGTTATTACGGACCGTACCCGGACGCCTCCGCCGTGCGGCGGGTCAAGCACCTGATCGACACCATGTTTCCGCTGCGCAAGAATTCCGGGCTGCCGATGCAGAAAAAGCCGCGCCCCTGCCTGAACTACCACATGAACCGCTGCCTGGGGCCGTGCGTGGACCGGGCCGATCCCGGCGAGTACGGGCGGGTGGTCGACGACGTGAAGGCGCTGCTGGAAGGCCGGGCGGCGGGGGTGGTGGCGCAGCTCAAGTTCGACATGAAAGCGTCGGCCCAGGGGCAGGATTTCGAGCAGGCAGGCAGGCTGCGTGACCGCCTGCAAGCGGTGGAGAAGCTGTTCGGCACCGAGCAGGCCGCCATGCAGACCGGCAGCGACGATCTGGACTTTCTGGGCTACGCACAGGCCGGGGAGTTCGCCATGGTTCAGCTCTTCCGGATGCGCAGCGGGCGGGTGGTGGGGCGCGACAAACGCTTCCTGACCGGGGCCGACGAGGCGGGGGGAGGTGAGATTCTTGGGGCCTTCGTGCAGGACTACTACGCGCAGGCCACCCACGTGCCGCCCCTGATTCTGCTGCCCGCCGAGTACGCCGACGCGCCGCTGTGGACGAATCTGCTCAGCGAGCGGGCCGGGCACCGCATCGAGATGCGCCTGCCCAAGCGCGGCGACAAGACCGAACTCACCGAGATGGCCCAGCGCAACGCCGAGACGGGCCTCGAATCGGAACTGGCGCTGCTGGAGCGCCGGGGCGACCATCCGGGCCTGGACGCCCTGCGCGAGGTGCTGGCGCTGCCGGAGCGGCCCTGGCGCATCGAGGGCTACGACAATTCCAACCTGTTCGGCACCAATATCGTCTCGGGCATGGTCGTGTTCGAGGGCGGCAGGTCACGGCGCGGCGAGCACCGACGTTTCAAGGTCAAGGGCCTGGACCATCCCGACGACTACACCTCCATGCGCCAGACCGTGACCCGGCGGTTTTCGGGGAGCCTGGCCGACAAGTTGCCGCTGCCGGACCTGATCGTCATCGACGGCGGGCGCGGGCAGGTCAATGCGGCGCTCGACGCCCTCAAGGAAGTCGGGGTGAATGTGCCGGTGGTGGGTCTGGCCAAACGCGAGGAGCGCATCATCTTGCCGGGACGCTACGGCGCGCAGTTCTGGCTGACCGGCGGCTCAGAAATCGGCGTGGACCGCGAGTTGCTGCTGCCGCACACCCACCCGGCCCTGCGGATGCTGATCGGCGTGCGCGACGAGGTGCACAACTACGCCATCACCTACCACCGCAAATTGCGCGGCCAGGACATGCTCCGGAGTGTCTTCGACGACCTGCCGGGCATCGGCGAGAAGCGCCAGTACGCGCTGCTCGAACACTTTTCCAGCCTGGAAGATCTGGGGGCCGCCAGCGTGGACGAGATCGCCCGTGTGCCGGGCATGAACGCGCGGGCGGCGCAGAGCGTCAAGGAGTTTCTGACAACACGGCTGGCGGCGCGGGTAGTAAACGGGCAGCCGGGGTAG
- the miaA gene encoding tRNA (adenosine(37)-N6)-dimethylallyltransferase MiaA, translating into MLPILTAPTAAGKTALALRLARQFPLEIVAADAFTVYKGLDIGTAKPTPAERREVSHHLLDVVDVTDPFDVAQWLKLAEQAAADILGRGRVPLIVGGSGFYLKALVRGLPLTPPSDPQARAGVEAELAERGLDALIAEIAARNPPEAARMERNPRRVVRALEIFRRTGRFPGEFGHSAPAHCYQVLAFSQPDLEARIRQRVHAMLGAGWPEEAAWLAEQVAPDQAATVWQALGYREALAVARQQLGPQQAAEQIVLQTRQYAKRQLTWARTQLGAAVQTEREVETALQAFLSLVR; encoded by the coding sequence ATGCTGCCCATCCTGACCGCCCCCACCGCCGCCGGGAAAACCGCGCTGGCCCTGCGGCTGGCCCGGCAATTCCCGCTCGAGATCGTTGCCGCCGACGCCTTCACGGTCTATAAGGGGCTGGACATCGGCACCGCCAAGCCCACGCCCGCCGAGCGGCGAGAGGTGTCCCATCACCTGCTCGACGTGGTGGACGTGACCGACCCGTTCGACGTGGCCCAGTGGCTCAAGCTGGCCGAGCAGGCCGCCGCCGACATCCTGGGCCGGGGCAGGGTGCCGCTGATCGTAGGCGGCAGCGGCTTTTACCTCAAGGCCCTGGTGCGCGGCCTGCCGCTGACCCCGCCGAGCGATCCCCAGGCCCGAGCCGGGGTCGAAGCTGAGCTGGCAGAACGCGGTCTCGATGCCCTGATTGCCGAGATCGCCGCCCGCAATCCGCCGGAGGCCGCCCGGATGGAGCGCAACCCGCGCCGCGTCGTCCGGGCGCTGGAAATCTTTCGCCGCACCGGCCGCTTTCCCGGCGAATTCGGCCACAGCGCGCCCGCCCACTGCTACCAGGTGCTTGCCTTCAGCCAGCCGGATCTGGAAGCCCGCATTCGGCAGCGTGTCCACGCCATGCTCGGCGCGGGCTGGCCTGAAGAAGCTGCCTGGCTGGCCGAACAGGTCGCGCCGGACCAGGCTGCGACGGTGTGGCAGGCGCTCGGCTACAGGGAAGCCCTGGCCGTCGCCCGTCAGCAGCTCGGCCCCCAGCAGGCTGCCGAACAGATCGTCCTCCAGACCCGCCAGTACGCCAAACGTCAGCTCACCTGGGCCAGAACCCAGCTCGGCGCGGCGGTTCAGACGGAGCGGGAAGTCGAAACCGCGCTCCAGGCCTTTCTGTCACTCGTAAGGTAA
- a CDS encoding DUF1622 domain-containing protein, whose protein sequence is MNAWTAPAALVIGAVGSLVLVGYVLAALWTLLRGRNEANTVKARLTIADGALTALNFEVAATLLKTLDLQIWHQIALFVALFALRTLLKRFFTWERRQIAAPPSLAAPA, encoded by the coding sequence ATGAACGCCTGGACGGCCCCCGCCGCTCTGGTTATCGGGGCCGTGGGCAGCCTGGTCCTGGTGGGCTATGTCCTGGCCGCGCTGTGGACCCTGCTGCGCGGCCGGAACGAAGCCAACACCGTGAAAGCCCGCCTGACCATCGCCGACGGCGCGCTGACGGCCCTCAATTTCGAGGTGGCCGCCACCCTGCTCAAGACCCTCGATTTGCAGATCTGGCACCAGATCGCCTTATTCGTGGCCCTGTTCGCTCTGCGAACGTTGCTGAAGCGTTTTTTCACCTGGGAGCGCCGCCAAATTGCGGCCCCGCCGTCCCTGGCGGCCCCCGCCTGA
- a CDS encoding MFS transporter, with amino-acid sequence MSLPSSRDVLRLPEFRAMLLAAVCSTLASRAVALTVAYQLYQITKNPLTLGILGLVEAIPALSLALFGGVVADRNDRRRILLMTISVEVICALGFTLYAPHAASVGIWPILALIFTLGVARGFSDPALPAFQAQVVPRELLLRASAWRSSAGQAASIFGPALGGVLYASVGARGSYVFAFVLLLLSLGCVVFVKPKPIPAFKAGEPFVQSIKEGLAFVLQRQVLVGSMALDLFSVLFGGAVALLPIFASDILKVGPTGLGVLVSAPSIGALAVMLYATRRPPGRNAGRTLLISIAGFGVSIIVFGLSHNFYLSVAALVATGLFDGVSMVIRSATLQLKAPDHMRGRVNAVSGMFIGASNELGAFESGVSAKLLGTARSVWLGGIVTLIVVGVTAYLAPELRAMNLTDIAEDHPAEDREPEVETHASAYTEA; translated from the coding sequence ATGAGTCTGCCTTCCAGCCGGGACGTGCTGCGTCTGCCCGAATTCCGCGCCATGCTGCTGGCCGCCGTGTGCAGCACCCTGGCCAGCCGTGCCGTGGCCCTGACGGTGGCCTACCAGCTCTACCAGATCACCAAGAATCCCCTGACGCTGGGCATTCTCGGCCTGGTGGAGGCCATTCCCGCGCTGAGCCTGGCGCTGTTCGGCGGCGTGGTGGCCGACCGCAATGACCGCCGCCGCATCCTGCTGATGACCATCTCGGTGGAGGTGATCTGCGCTCTGGGCTTTACCCTCTACGCGCCGCACGCCGCCTCGGTCGGCATCTGGCCGATCCTGGCGCTGATCTTCACCCTCGGCGTGGCGCGCGGCTTTTCCGACCCGGCGCTGCCCGCCTTCCAGGCCCAGGTGGTGCCGCGCGAACTGCTGCTGCGGGCCTCGGCCTGGCGCTCCAGCGCGGGGCAGGCGGCCTCCATCTTCGGCCCGGCGCTCGGCGGCGTGCTCTACGCCTCGGTGGGTGCGCGCGGCTCGTACGTCTTCGCCTTTGTCCTGCTGCTCCTCTCGCTCGGCTGCGTCGTCTTCGTCAAGCCCAAGCCCATTCCCGCCTTCAAGGCCGGGGAGCCGTTCGTCCAGAGCATCAAAGAAGGACTGGCCTTCGTCTTGCAGCGGCAGGTGCTGGTGGGCAGCATGGCGCTCGATTTGTTCAGTGTGCTGTTCGGCGGCGCGGTGGCCCTGCTGCCGATCTTTGCCTCGGACATCCTCAAGGTGGGGCCGACGGGCCTGGGCGTGCTGGTCTCGGCCCCCAGTATCGGGGCGCTGGCCGTCATGCTCTACGCCACCCGCCGTCCGCCGGGCAGGAACGCGGGCCGCACCCTGCTGATCTCTATCGCGGGCTTCGGTGTCAGTATCATCGTGTTCGGTTTGTCGCACAATTTTTACCTGAGTGTGGCCGCCCTGGTCGCCACCGGCCTCTTTGACGGCGTGAGCATGGTCATCCGCAGCGCCACCTTGCAGCTCAAGGCCCCCGATCACATGCGCGGGCGGGTCAATGCCGTCAGCGGCATGTTCATCGGGGCGAGCAACGAGCTGGGGGCCTTCGAGAGCGGCGTGTCGGCCAAACTGCTTGGCACGGCCCGCAGCGTCTGGCTCGGCGGCATCGTGACCCTGATCGTGGTGGGCGTCACCGCTTACCTTGCGCCCGAACTGCGCGCCATGAACCTGACCGACATCGCCGAGGATCATCCGGCCGAGGACCGAGAACCGGAAGTTGAAACGCATGCCAGCGCCTACACTGAGGCGTAA
- a CDS encoding DUF1622 domain-containing protein yields MQELFKQWSFYLASGVEGAAGLIIALAALQATWWALSVFFARPAAPDEAKENVRLQLARWLAVALEFELAADILRTAIAPSWDEIGKLAAIAALRTLLNYFLQQEIDSQARRSCPAAPPALSGP; encoded by the coding sequence GTGCAGGAGCTGTTCAAACAGTGGAGCTTTTATCTGGCTTCCGGAGTGGAGGGCGCGGCGGGGCTGATTATCGCGCTGGCCGCCCTGCAAGCCACCTGGTGGGCGCTCAGCGTCTTCTTCGCGCGCCCGGCGGCCCCTGACGAGGCCAAGGAGAATGTGCGGCTGCAACTGGCCCGCTGGCTGGCGGTGGCGCTGGAATTCGAGCTGGCCGCCGATATCCTGCGAACCGCCATCGCGCCGAGCTGGGACGAGATCGGCAAGCTGGCTGCCATCGCCGCGCTGCGGACCCTGCTCAACTACTTCTTGCAGCAGGAAATCGACTCTCAAGCCAGGCGCAGCTGCCCGGCCGCCCCGCCCGCTTTGAGCGGCCCATGA
- a CDS encoding MFS transporter, with protein sequence MAPAAPAPFNPAQRWTLIATVLGSSMAFIDGSVVNVALNALQKDFGADLTAAQWVVNAYTLMLAALILTGGALGDVYGRKRLFGLGVLIFAAASLGCGLAPNLPLLIAARILQGIGGALLIPGSLALINTVFPGSSRGRAIGLWSSTTSLVTIFGPALGGVLVDTASWRVVFLIGAGAAESAGGARHRARLPLPRPARFARLGAGGAGSGWADLRPDQRRRKWTHRPAAADCPGRRGSTGAVCPLGSPRQGTDAAAQSLSLRRLFWHQPADISALRRARRGAVFFAAQPDRGAGLQRRPRGDDLPATLAAAGRAVRLFWQSGRPDRPPLAAHGGPGAGGPRLRSARRPRRGRQLLDQGAAVQAGHRPGHGGHGGPADLGGHGIGRRRVFRHRFRRQQCRVARRRTDRAGGLHLSHAQPLPGGAGHLPASCRPARIGPPEHDQAERPPCPGAGSHESQHRADGCRRAGGQAGFRRQLPAGVLGIGPAGRGGRRGGVLELEKGRRERHLRATRTTPAARLLPAPPAVLSETP encoded by the coding sequence ATGGCCCCCGCCGCTCCGGCCCCGTTTAACCCGGCCCAGCGCTGGACGCTGATCGCCACCGTGCTGGGGTCGAGCATGGCCTTCATCGACGGCTCGGTGGTCAATGTGGCGCTCAACGCCCTGCAAAAGGATTTCGGGGCCGATCTGACGGCGGCGCAGTGGGTGGTCAACGCCTACACCCTGATGCTGGCCGCCCTGATCCTGACCGGCGGGGCGCTGGGTGATGTCTACGGGCGCAAGCGGCTGTTTGGCCTGGGCGTGCTGATTTTCGCGGCGGCCTCACTGGGCTGCGGCCTCGCGCCGAACCTGCCACTGCTGATCGCCGCCCGCATCCTTCAGGGCATCGGCGGGGCGCTGCTGATTCCCGGCAGTCTGGCGCTGATCAACACCGTCTTTCCCGGCTCTTCGCGTGGTCGGGCCATCGGGCTGTGGTCGTCCACCACCAGTCTGGTGACCATCTTCGGCCCGGCGCTGGGCGGCGTGCTGGTCGACACGGCGTCCTGGCGCGTCGTCTTTCTGATCGGTGCTGGTGCTGCTGAGTCTGCGGGCGGTGCCCGACACCGTGCCCGACTCCCACTCCCGCGCCCGGCCCGATTTGCCCGGCTCGGCGCTGGCGGTGCTGGGTCTGGGTGGGCTGACCTACGGCCTGATCAGCGCCGGAGAAAGTGGACTCACCGGCCCGCCGCTGCTGATTGCCCTGGGCGGCGCGGCAGTACTGGCGCTGTTTGTCCTCTGGGAAGCCCGCGCCAGGGCACCGATGCTGCCGCTCAGTCTCTTTCGCTCCGCCGCCTTTTCTGGCACCAACCTGCTGACATTTCTGCTCTACGGCGCGCTCGGCGCGGCGCTGTTTTTTTTGCTGCTCAACCTGATCGGGGTGCAGGGCTACAGCGCCGCCCTCGCGGGGACGACCTTCCTGCCACTCTCGCTGCTGCTGGCCGGGCTGTCCGGCTATTTTGGCAGTCTGGCCGACCGGATCGGCCCCCGCTGGCTGCTCACGGCGGGCCCGGTGCTGGCGGGCCTCGGCTTCGCTCTGCTCGGCGGCCTCGGCGTGGGCGGCAGTTACTGGACCAGGGTGCTGCCGTTCAGGCTGGTCATCGGCCTGGGCATGGCGGTCACGGTGGCCCCGCTGACCTCGGCGGTCATGGGATCGGTAGGCGACGGGTATTCCGGCACCGCTTCAGGCGTCAACAATGCCGTGTCGCGCGCCGACGGACTGATCGCGCTGGCGGTCTTCACCTTAGTCATGCTCAGCCACTTCCGGGGGGCGCTGGGCACCTTCCTGCAAGCTGCCGACCTGCCCGAATCGGCCCGCCAGAGCATGACCAGGCAGAGCGGCCGCCTTGCCCAGGTGCCGGTTCCCACGAATCTCAGCACCGTGCAGACGGCTGCCGCCGCGCTGGCGGTCAAGCAGGCTTTCGCCGACAGCTTCCGGCTGGTGTGCTGGGGATCGGGCCTGCTGGCCGTGGCGGGCGGCGTGGTGGGGTTCTGGAGCTTGAGAAAGGCCGCCGAGAGCGGCACTTGCGAGCGACGCGAACTACCCCGGCTGCCCGTTTACTACCCGCGCCGCCAGCCGTGTTGTCAGAAACTCCTTGA
- the pepF gene encoding oligoendopeptidase F: protein MTTTPPARHDVPTEQTWDIGALYATPQAWEVEAAALAADIPLLGQFAGTLGQSPEALASYLTAYEALRMRLSRLMSYASMSASVDGKDTQAAARRDQAASLGSVFAASTAFARPELLLLDEVQVRPWLARPDLADFAVMIERVWRERPHVRSAEVEELLGLVQAPFASERGIHPALVNMDLDFGRVGGIQIGQGNIDRLTADPDREVRREAWEAYADAHLAAQHTMAAALSTHVRQNVFMARARRYPDALTAALTPDHIPTSVFHTLIDTYLANIQIWHRYWDVRRRWLGLSELREYDVKAPLVSAPEMSYPEAVDAIVDGIAPLGDAYQAQTRAGLTTERWVDWASNAGKRQGAYSNGGARVKPYIFMSFQGGLGSMSTLAHEIGHSMHSWLSQQKQASSVPRYTLFAAEVASNFNQAMVRHHLFAHNTDPDFEVALIEEAVSNFHRYFFIMPTLARFELEIHRRIEAGESLSAPALNTLMADLLQDGYGEGVKVDRERSGVTWGEFSTHLYSNFYAYQYATGISAAHQLRAGFGADPDAARTTYLHFLSEGGRLDPLDALKAAGVDLTTSQPVEETFKVLAGYVDRLEELLAQRDTAAQTT, encoded by the coding sequence ATGACCACCACCCCACCCGCCCGCCACGACGTACCGACCGAGCAGACCTGGGACATCGGGGCCCTCTACGCCACGCCGCAAGCCTGGGAAGTCGAGGCCGCTGCGCTCGCTGCCGACATTCCGTTGCTCGGCCAGTTCGCCGGAACGCTCGGCCAGTCGCCTGAAGCGCTCGCCAGCTACCTCACCGCCTACGAGGCCCTGCGGATGCGCCTGAGCCGCCTGATGTCGTATGCCAGCATGAGTGCCAGCGTGGACGGCAAGGACACCCAGGCCGCCGCCCGCCGCGACCAGGCGGCCTCGCTCGGCAGTGTGTTTGCCGCCAGCACCGCCTTCGCCAGACCCGAACTGCTCCTCCTTGACGAGGTCCAGGTGCGCCCCTGGCTGGCCCGGCCCGACCTGGCCGATTTCGCAGTGATGATCGAGCGCGTCTGGCGCGAACGCCCCCACGTTCGCAGCGCCGAGGTGGAGGAACTACTGGGACTGGTGCAGGCCCCCTTTGCCAGCGAGCGCGGCATTCACCCGGCCCTGGTCAACATGGACCTGGACTTCGGGCGCGTCGGCGGCATTCAGATCGGCCAGGGCAACATCGACCGCCTCACCGCCGACCCGGACCGCGAGGTGCGCCGGGAAGCCTGGGAAGCCTACGCTGACGCCCACCTGGCCGCCCAGCACACGATGGCGGCGGCCCTCTCCACCCACGTCCGCCAGAACGTCTTCATGGCCCGCGCCCGCCGCTACCCCGACGCCCTCACGGCGGCCCTGACGCCCGACCACATTCCCACCTCGGTCTTTCACACCCTGATTGACACCTACCTCGCCAACATCCAGATCTGGCACCGCTACTGGGACGTGCGCCGCCGCTGGCTGGGCCTCTCAGAGTTGCGCGAGTACGACGTGAAAGCCCCGCTGGTGAGCGCCCCGGAGATGTCCTACCCCGAAGCGGTGGACGCCATCGTGGACGGTATAGCCCCGCTGGGCGACGCTTACCAGGCCCAGACCCGCGCAGGCCTGACCACCGAGCGCTGGGTGGACTGGGCCAGCAACGCGGGCAAGCGTCAGGGGGCCTACAGTAACGGTGGGGCGCGGGTCAAGCCTTACATCTTCATGAGCTTTCAGGGCGGCCTGGGCAGCATGAGCACCCTGGCGCACGAGATCGGCCACAGCATGCACTCCTGGCTCTCCCAGCAGAAACAGGCCAGCAGCGTGCCGCGCTACACCCTGTTCGCTGCCGAGGTCGCTTCCAACTTCAATCAGGCGATGGTGCGTCACCATTTGTTCGCCCACAACACCGATCCCGATTTTGAGGTCGCCCTGATCGAAGAGGCCGTCTCCAACTTTCACCGCTACTTCTTCATCATGCCGACGCTGGCCCGCTTCGAGCTGGAAATTCACCGCCGGATCGAGGCGGGAGAGAGCCTCAGCGCTCCGGCCCTCAACACGTTGATGGCCGATCTGCTGCAAGACGGCTACGGCGAGGGCGTCAAGGTGGACCGTGAGCGCAGCGGCGTCACCTGGGGAGAGTTCTCCACCCACCTCTACAGCAATTTCTACGCTTACCAGTACGCCACCGGCATCAGCGCCGCCCACCAGCTCAGGGCCGGATTCGGCGCCGATCCCGACGCGGCCCGCACGACATACCTGCACTTCCTGTCCGAGGGCGGCAGGCTCGACCCGCTGGACGCCCTGAAGGCGGCGGGCGTGGACCTGACGACCTCGCAACCGGTGGAGGAGACCTTCAAGGTGCTCGCCGGGTATGTGGACCGGCTGGAGGAACTGCTCGCCCAGCGAGACACAGCGGCCCAGACAACCTGA
- a CDS encoding alanine--glyoxylate aminotransferase family protein: MKLLETPQLTPPAPDYSEHTLLTPGPTPIHPRAMRALTRPMLGHMDPEVFALNRAVQADLREMYGTGPETFTALLAGTGSLGMEAGFANLVEKGDDVLVCANGSFGRRMAEMAARYGAKVRLVTAPLGEPINPADVADHLGSAQMVAVVHGETSTGVLNPLPEIAEIVRRSGALLTVDAVTTAGMEPFDMKGWGVDYAYTGAQKCLSAPPGLAPIAISERAFARYAARRHPTPLWYCDFSGLRDYWIEHTYHHTVPVNLHFSFAEALRAALEEGLPERAARVRWMGRAITAALAPLGFSPYVERPEARLPTVLALRLPDHFDDAGVRAGLRQREISVTGGLGPTAGLIWRLGLMGEAARPAPYRILMVALEDMLDAPGLVRRFDAALESGV; the protein is encoded by the coding sequence ATGAAGTTGCTCGAAACTCCCCAGCTCACCCCGCCCGCCCCCGACTACTCCGAACACACCCTGCTGACCCCCGGCCCCACCCCGATTCATCCGCGCGCCATGCGGGCACTGACCCGCCCGATGCTCGGCCACATGGACCCCGAGGTCTTCGCGCTCAACCGGGCCGTGCAGGCCGATCTGCGCGAGATGTACGGCACCGGGCCGGAAACCTTTACGGCGCTGCTGGCCGGAACCGGCTCGCTGGGCATGGAGGCGGGGTTCGCCAATCTGGTGGAGAAGGGCGACGACGTGCTGGTGTGCGCCAACGGCTCGTTTGGCCGCCGGATGGCTGAGATGGCCGCCCGCTACGGCGCGAAGGTCCGGCTGGTGACGGCCCCGCTCGGCGAGCCGATCAACCCGGCGGACGTGGCCGACCACCTGGGGAGCGCGCAGATGGTGGCCGTCGTCCACGGTGAGACGAGTACGGGGGTGCTCAACCCGCTGCCGGAAATCGCCGAGATCGTGCGCCGCTCGGGGGCGCTACTCACCGTGGACGCGGTGACGACGGCGGGCATGGAGCCGTTCGACATGAAGGGCTGGGGGGTGGACTACGCCTATACCGGGGCGCAGAAGTGCCTGTCGGCTCCGCCCGGCCTCGCGCCCATCGCCATCAGCGAGCGCGCCTTCGCCCGCTACGCCGCCCGCCGTCACCCCACGCCGCTGTGGTACTGCGATTTCAGTGGTCTGCGCGATTACTGGATAGAGCATACCTACCACCACACCGTCCCGGTCAACCTGCACTTTTCCTTCGCTGAGGCCCTGCGCGCCGCCCTGGAAGAGGGCCTGCCCGAGCGTGCCGCCCGCGTGCGCTGGATGGGCCGGGCCATCACTGCCGCCCTCGCGCCGCTGGGGTTCTCGCCCTACGTCGAGCGCCCCGAGGCCAGACTGCCCACCGTGCTGGCCCTGCGGCTGCCCGACCATTTCGATGACGCGGGCGTGCGCGCCGGGCTGCGGCAGCGCGAGATCAGCGTGACCGGCGGCCTCGGCCCTACGGCGGGCCTGATCTGGCGCTTGGGCCTGATGGGCGAGGCCGCCCGCCCCGCGCCCTACCGCATTCTGATGGTGGCCCTGGAAGACATGCTGGACGCGCCGGGACTGGTGCGGCGGTTCGATGCAGCGCTGGAGAGCGGAGTCTGA